One Ferrimicrobium sp. genomic window, GACGAACTCGCTCGAGTACTTTCTGACGGTTCAACAGGCGAACGCGGCACGGGCCAAACTCGGCGATACTAGTTTTCGCATGGAGGGAGTCGTCGTGCCTGGCTCGGTCGATCCGACGCCGGCAGGGGTGGATTTTACCATTCGCTATAACCACGCCGAGGATCGTGTCACCGAGATCGGGAATCCGCCCGAACTCTTCCAGCCCAGCATTCCTGTCGTGATTCAAGGCCATTTCCAGGGCAATGTGTTTGTCTCTAGCTTGATCGAGGTCAAGCACAGCTCCAACTATGTTGCCGAGCACCCCAACCGGATCAAGGATGCCGGGGGGACGCAGAGCTGATGTTTGATGCTGCACTTGGGTCCGCAGGGCTCGTTCTCGCCTTCTTCTTTGGCTTACTCGGGACCATAGGGTTGTTTCTCGGTGCATATCGGCGCAACGATCGCCTCATGTCGGGTGCGAGGACGTTGTTGCTCATCGGGTTCGTCGGGACGATCGTCTCGACCATCGCGATGGAACAAGCGCTCATCAGCCATGACTTCTCCCTCGCCTACGTGGTCGCCAACAACTCCAAAGAGACACCACTGCTCTTCTCAATCACCGGCATGTGGTCGGCGTTGCAAGGGTCGCTGCTGCTCTGGGCCTTGGTGCAAGGCCTCTACATCGCACTTGTCGCGTTTGCCATGCGCCATGAGGCTGATCGTCGCACGGGTGCGGTCGCACTTGGCATACTCGGCGTGATCTTCACCTACTTCTCAGGCGTCCTTCTCTTTGCAGCCAGCCCGTTCTTGACCACGGTCGGGACCATTCCTGCCGATGGCCGAGGGCCAAACCCGTTGCTACAGGACTATCCTTTGGTTGCTATCCATCCGCCGATGCTCTACATGGGATTCGTCGGCATGAGCGTTCCCTTTGCCCTGCTCTCGGCCGCACTCATTACCGGTCGCCTCAACACTGATTGGATTACACGGGTCCGCAACTGGTCTTTGATCACCTGGGTCTTTTTGACCATTGGAATCGTCTTGGGCGCATGGTGGTCGTACCAGGTACTTGGATGGGGGGGCTATTGGGCCTGGGACCCGGTAGAAAATTCAGCCTTGCTGCCCTGGTTGTGTGGCCTTGCCTTCATCCACTCCGTCCTGATCGATCGTCGGCGCAAACGCATGGGGATTGCGAGCTATTCGTTGGTAGCGGCTGCCTTCGCACTCACCATCCTCGGAACCTACTTCACCCGATCGGGTGTGCTCCAATCGGTCCACGCCTTTTCGGACTCGAGCCTCGGGACGGTGTTGATCCTGTTCTTCGTGGCCGTCGTAGTCTTTGAGATCGGCCTTTCGATCTTTGCCGCCGATCGCCTCATGGGCCAGCCGCGCTTCCCGCTCCTCTCTCGTCCGGGTTCGCTGTTGATCAACAACGCCATTTTTGGGCTCCTGACGCTGGTGATCCTGGCTGGCACGGTCTACCCATTGTTCGCCCATTATTTCGATCACCAGACCGTCGATGTTGGTGCTCCCTTCTTCAACGCCTTTGTGATCCCGTTGTGTCTCGCTCTTCTCGCCATCATGGCTATCGGGCCGTGGCTCAACTGGCGAAAAACCCCCCCTGAACTCATTGGGCAGCGGCTGTTTCTGCCAGGCGCCGCTGCCGTTGTCGTGATCGCCATCTCGGCGTTTGCCGGCGTGACCGCGCTTGCCACCCTGGGTGCCTATGCCTTGGCGACCTTTGTGATCGTGTCGTCGGTCGTCATTATTTACGGCAATCTGTCGCGGGCCTCGGGGCGCAGAGCCTCAGCGATCGTCTCTCGCTCGTCGGCTGGTATGTTGACCCACATTGGCCTTGCGATCATCGCGATCGGGATGGCCTCGGCGACCACCTTTGGGCACCAAGGGTCGGTCAAGATGGTCCCCGGCCAGACCGTCCATGTCTACGGGCAGACGCTGACCTATGAGGGTGTCGAGACGGTGGTGACCCCTGCCAAGACCTCCTTCGAGGCTAACGTCGTGGTCAACGGTGGCAAAACTTATCATCCCGCCATCACCCAGTTCGGTACCTACGCTACCGCGGTCGGTACACCTGCCGTCAACGTTGGGCTCACGAGGGATGTGTACTTGACGATCGACGCAGCCCCGACGACCGATAAGGGCCCTATAACCCTTGGCATCGTTGTCCAACCATTGATCTTCTGGCTCTGGGCTGGCGCCGGCATTATGGTGCTTGGCGGCGTGCTGAGTGTGATCGGGATTCGTGAGCAAAAGCGTCGGCGTAGTGAGGCTGAGCGATCGGTCGAGACGCCGGTCGGGGTCGCGGTGTGAGCACGCTAACGGCGGCGGTCCGACAGCGACCGGTGTTGTCGATGGTCGGTGCCCTCATCTTGATGGTGATCATCTACTTCGCGGTCATTGCTGCCCAGTCCAAACCCGCGATCGACCAGATCTCGCCGTCGCCATTGGTGTATCACAAGGCGCCGGCACTCAGTGGCGAATCGCTCTATTCGAACTCGACGATCTCGCTGCGTCAGTTTCGTGGTCATTTCGTATTGGTGAACTACTTCGCCAGTTGGTGCTCGAGCTGCGCGTCTGAGGAGAAACAGATCGCTGCGCTCGCTCGAAGTTCAACGGTGCAGGTACTGGGTGTCGACTATGACGATACTCCTGCGGCGGCCAGACGATTCCTCTCTATTTTCCATGCACATTTCCCGGTGCTCCAGGATCCTAACGGCGGCGATTCGCTTCGTTGGGGTGTTTCGGCACCCCCCGAAAGCTTCTTGGTCGCACCCAATGGAACGGTGTTGGCTAAGGTTGTCGGTCCAACCACCGTCCGAATCGTGGATGCACTCGTGACGCTCGCGCAAGAGAAAGGATATTGATGGTCACCTCCACCAAGCATTCACGACGTATTCTGGTCGCCTGGGTCGTGCTCGTCCTCGTCGCCGTGGTTTCTGTCGGTTATGCGATCGCTAACACGCCTTCCACCAGTGCTGCTGGCCGGATCGTTACCCTCGAGAAGGAGGTACGCTGCCCGTCGTGTGGTAACCTCGCCGTCTACAACTCCAAGAGTGCATCGTCGTATTCGATCGCTGACTACATCCAGCACGAAGTCCATGATGGGGCTTCAAACGAACAGATCATCGACTCATTGGTGGCCAGCTATGGTGACACCATTCTGATGGCGCCACCAGCCAACGGCGTCGGGCTTTTCCTCTGGCTGCTGCCGATCGTTGTCGGTTTGGTGCTGGCCTGGGAGGTCTATCGTAGCCTTTCATCTCGAGCGAGACGCAGCGCGAACAGGGAGCGAGCGTTGGCACATGCCCCAATGGGATCGTCGATGACGATCGACGTTGCTCCAGGAGGGCCAAAATCTTCGCCAGGCATCGATGCTCGATCGGCGGCTGGACCGCTCGAGGGCGTGGCACAAGGCGAGGCGCTCGATGATGATCAAGTTGGAGCTAAGTCCGCAATTTCGGGCGAAATTGATAACCTCTCCGAGGGTGGTGGCGAGCGGGTCGCCGATACTGGTGACCCAGCGAGACCCCAAGAGACGGTAGAAGGCAATGAGAGCCCGTCTCGGACGAGTGCAAGGTCGGGCCACAGGCCGTTGTTCTCCCGCCGGTTGGCCCAGATCGGGGCGGCATTGATCTTGGTAGGAGCTGGCGCGCTGGGGACACTGCTCTTGACGCGATCGGGCTCCACAACCGCTCCCAGCCTCAGCCAGGAGTTGGCCTCTGGTGAGGCGTTGGCCGGGCTTGGGGCGGTTAAGCAGGCTCGAACGGAGTTCGACCATGTGTTGGCCACCTACCCCTCGGACCCAACGGCGCTCGCCTATGTCGGGTGGATTGACTTTAACCTTGCCAAGACCAAGAGTGCCAAGGCAGATTCGATCACGATCTTGGCTCGCGCGGCCCAACTCGGAGCCTACGACGCCAGTGCGCAGCTCTATTACGGGCTCGTGTTGTACTATGGTGAGGATAAGCCGGTGCAGGCGGTCGATCACCTCAACCGTTTCCTGGCTACCCATCCGAGCAAGACCCTGGTGACCCAGGCCTACCGACTCGCTAAGCCAGCCTACCTCGCGGCGCACCGGAAGATTCCTAACACCTTCTAGGTTGAACTTGCCAGGGAAGCTTCCAAATGCCTTCCAGGTGAAGGCCCAAGACGAGGAGTGGCACGTTGAGTTTCTTTGATCGTAACCGTAAGGAGTTGGAGCGTCGCGGGATCGCTCTTGATCGGCTGCCGCCCGGTCAGTATATGACCGACCGTTTCCCAGTACTCCACGCCGGTGAGGTGCCGATCTACGAGGACCTGAGCACCTGGACCCTCAAGGTTGATGGGCTGATTGCAAATCCGGTTGAGCTCACCTTTGATGAACTGGTGGGTCTTGGCCTTGAGGAGCGCACGACCGACATCCACTGCGTGACAAAGTGGTCGAAGTTCGATACCGTCTGGCGTGGCGTGCCGATTACCAAGATCATCGATTTGGTCAAACCTGAGGCTTCGGTGACGCATCTGATCGCGCACGCCGAGTACGGGTTTACTACCAACATCCCGTATCAAGATGTCATCGATGATCCGACCTGCATGCTGGCGGTGGCCTTCGATGGTGAACCGCTCGAACCAGAGCACGGCTATCCTGTTCGCTTTCTCTTACCGCATCTCTACTTCTGGAAGTCAGCCAAGTGGTTGCGTGGGCTCGAGTTTCGTGACTCTGATGCACCTGGGTTTTGGGAGCGTAATGGTTACCACAACTATGGCGATCCCTGGCGAGAGCAGCGCTATTGGGGTAGCTGATCGCTGTTGGAGAGCCGTGGGCTCCGGGCGCGAATGGCAATGCGGTTGTCACTTGCCGAATGAATACGGATGTTACAACCGCTCGTCCCTCCTGGATGGGGCTCGACGCGGGCGAGGTCACCGTCGATGGCGAGACTCTCGAGCAGGCCCTGGATGATGCCGCGCTCAGTCATGCATAGTACTGGGTGATCGGCCACCAGCGCCCCGAATGGGCAACTACGGTTTCTGAGGCCGAGGGTATCGTTGTGTGAGTCCTCTCGGGATGCAAACCCGCTACGAGTGAGGGCGTCGGCGACCAATTTCAGGCTGGTGGCGATGCTTTTGGTCGCCTCGTTCCCACTCATCTGTTGACCGATCTCGCGGCCGTAGTCGAGACCAACTTCGAAGGCAAGGCACTCGGCGCTGTCGTGATCGAGCATCGCGAGTGTTCGAGCGAGGAGTCGCCCAAGTAACGTGGCTTGCTCCCCGAGGCTGTCGACCAGCAAGGGTGCTCCGGTACTCTGGTACTGCTTTGATGGTCGACCTACCTGGGAGGGCGTCGAACGTTCAAAGGTCGCCTCCAGGTAGCCGCTGGCACAAAGTCGGTCGAGATGGTGCCGTGCTACGTTGGGGTGCAGTTGGAAGTGGCGCCCGATATCGCGGGCGGTGGTCGGCCCATACTCGCGAACGTGGAGGTAGATCTCTCTCCGGGTCGGGTCGCCAAGTGCTTGTGAGAGCGCATCGACTGCACCGTTGAAGGAGCCACCGAGGAGTTCCGTCGCGACCCTTGGTCCCCCATGGTGGGGCTTGCTACCCGGTGACGGACCAACGCCGCTGGCTTGGTGGTTCGTGCTGACAACAGCTGACTCAGGGGTCGGGGCAATCGATGGCTTGCGCTTGGTCGCCACCGCGTCTTCCTGGGCTGGGCTCGATGGAGATGTTGACTTCGTTGTTGTTCCCATGGGCACCTTCTCCTCTACCAAGACGGTAGCGGTATTGTTCCACTAGTTTAGTCACGATAGGTTCATTGCGCAGTGATGATGACAGTGGTAGGAGAGATCGATGGCAAAGGGCGTTGTTCAACAGGTCACCGAGCGACTGGGTGCGCTCATCGACGACGAGGTTGGTCGAAGCTTCGGCGAACTCGGTTTGGTCGGCCCCGTGACAAGTGGGCTACGGAGGTTGAGTGCAACCCTGTACTACGTTGGCGGTATGCCAGAGGTCACCGAGCGACTGCAGGAGGAGGCGAACGCAGCCGTAAGCGATCTGGCAAACGTTACCGTCGAGCTTCTTCCTCTCGACCCCACGGGTCAAGCGCAGTTGCGAGAGCGCCTCATGACACCTCCGATGCTCGAGGCGCGAGCATCACGAACCCCAGTGTTTTCGTTGCCTGGCGCGACCACCCGCGTGATTGGTGTTTCATCGGGCAAAGGAGGTGTCGGTAAGTCCTCGGTGACGGCGAATATGGCGGCCGAGCTCGTGAACCGAGGTAAGCGCGTAGGCATTCTCGACGCCGATGTGTATGGGTTCTCCATTCCTAAAATACTCGGGCTAGTAGCCATGCCTCGGGTCATCGACGACCTGATCTTGCCGCCAAAGGCTTTTGGGATCAAGGTGATGTCGCTGGGGTTTTTTGTCGAGGAGGATACGCCGGTGATCTGGCGTGGGCCGATGTTGCACAAGACGATTGAGCAGTTCCTGGTGGATGTGCTTTGGGGTGATCTTGACTATCTGCTGGTGGACATGCCACCGGGGACCGGCGACGTAGCGCTCAGCCTGCAACAGTTCCTTCCCCGCTCAGAGATCTTTGTGATTACGACACCGCAAGCCGCAGCCGTTCGCGTCGCCCAACGCTCGGCACTTGCGGCCAAGAAGCTCAAACTACCGGTTCGTGGCGTCGTCGAGAACATGTCCGCGTTCGTGACGCCAAACGGCGAGCGCTATCCCATCTTCGGACAAGGAGGAGGCCGACTGCTCGCTGACGAGCTCGGAGTCGAGTTGCTAGGCGAAGTTCCACTCACCATGGCGCTGCGCGAAGGCGGGGATCATGGTACGCCGGTGGTCGTTGGCTCGCCCGACGATGAGGCAAGCGAGAGTATTCGGGCACTGGTTGATAAGCTGGAGAGTCTAGGTCCGGTGAGACGATACCGAAGTGATCTCAAGGTCCAGGCAAAGTAGGAGGTAGATGTGGAGATTCGAATCGGACTTGGTGACGCTATGCGCGAGATCGAGATCGAAATGGATGAGGGTGCCGATCAGGCCAACGTCATCGAAGAGTTTACCAAGGCGCAAGCCGATGGCCAGGGGCTTTGGTGGCTGACCGATCGCAAGGGGAAAAAGGTTGGAGTTCCGGTTGCCAAGGTGCTCTTCATCGAGGTTGGCCCCAACAAAGAGCAGCGCAAAGTTGGCTTTAGCGCCTAGCGCATGATTGAGGAGCTGCTTCGTAAGCGACTGATTTTTGTCGCCGGAAAGGGCGGCGTGGGCAAGAGCACGGTAGCGGCTGCACTGGCTCTCTTGGGTGCACGTCGGGGGCTCCGCGTGCTCGTTGTGGAGGTCGATGGTAAGGGCGACGTCGCGGCGATGCTTGGGCTCCGCGACACCTCATTCACGCCCCACCTTGCGGCACCGAACCTCTGGGTCATGGAGATGGACACCGAGGCAGCGCTGGCTGAATATCTACGGATCTATGTCAAGGTGCCGTTCATCTCGAAATTTCCTGGCCTCGGCAAGATCTTCGATTTCGTATCGACCGCTGCCCCGGGTGTGCGAGAGATCCTCGTGGTAGGCAAACTGTGCTACGAGGTGCGCCAAGATCGTTACGATCTCATCGTGGTCGATCCGCCGGCCAGCGGCCATGTCGTCTCTCAGCTCGGGGTGGCTGGCGATGTCGGCGAACTCATCCAGCTGGGTCTGGTCAAGAATCAGACTGAATGGATGCTGAAGATTTTGGAGGACCCCCAACAGTCGGTTGCACTCTTAGTGGCGACGCCAGAGGAGACGCCGGTCGAGGAGGCGTTGGAATTGGCTGATCGGATTCGAGTCGAGACGCCGGTGCACCTCGAAGGAGCAGTGGTGAACCGGCGCTTTGATGGTGCCTTGGCTGGCGTCGAGCGTGAGGTAGTCGATGAGATCCGCAAGTATCGCGATTTAGTGGCTGGCCTCACCGAGGTCGTGGGTGCGTCGGATCTTTTTGCGAGGATCTGCCGCCGTCACGACAGAAATCTCGCGGTGCTTCGCGAGCAACTTGGGCATGCGATCAACGTCGCTACCATCGGCGAGTACTTTGGTATCTTTGAGCCCCACGAGCTTGTCGGGGAGGTTGCGGAGGTACTTGAGGTCGAGCTGTGGTGACGAACCTGCTTGAGAATTTGCTCGACCGAGAGCGCGTCTTCGTGGTCGGTAGTGGAGGGGTGGGCAAGACAACCCTGTCCGCGGCGCTCGCAATCAAAGCGGCGATTGAGCGACCCCTCAATGTCCTGGTTGTCACCGTTGATCCAGCAAAGCGGTTAGCGGGGACGCTCGGCGTTGCAGCGCTCGCGAACACTCCGAGGGAGGTCGAGCTTGCTGGGCTGGGTGCCAAGGGGCAGCTGTGGGCGGCCTCGGTCGACATGAAGAGTGCCTGGGATGATCTTGTGAAACAGTTCTCCCCTGATGGCGAGACTGCCGACAGGATTTTGGCAAGCCCAATTTATCACAACCTCTCGGCTAAATTCATCGGCTCCTATGATTACGCCGCGGTTCAGGTTCTGGCGGCATTGACCGCAGATGATCGCTATGACCTGGTGATCGTGGACACGCCTCCCTCACGCAATGCTCTTGACTTCTTGGATGCGCCGGCACGGTTGAGGGAGTTCTTCTCATCACCACTGCTTGCCCTCTTAACCCTTCCGCGCAGGACTCGCCTGTTTTCGGCGGCGACTCGACCCTTCTATCTGGTTGCTGATCTCGTGCTCGGGTCCGCATTTTTGACTGATCTTACTGATTTCTTCTCGGACTTTGCCAAGCTCGCCCCGGGTTTGGTCGAGCAAAGCCGTTCCTTCTCTGAACTGCTCACAGTGCCGGCCACCGGGTTCGTAGCGGTTGCAGCGCCCTATGGCCCCTCGGTGGACGAGGCTCATCGTTTGTTGGAGGCGCTGAGGGCGAGAAATCTCAGTGCTGTTGCCTTTATCGTGAATCGATCCTTGCCATCCTGGTTCTTTACCCCTGATGCGCAAGCGGCGCGAGAATGGCTAACCAACGAAGCTCCGGATATCCTCGCCAGTGTCCTTGTCGATAATGCCAAGGCGGCTGCTGCGGTCCTTCGTGTCACCTCAGAGCTTGTCTTTACCCACGAGCAGTTCGCGCGAGCCCGAGGTCGCGAGCTTATCGATGCGTTGCGCGACGTCGGTATCGATCTCTTCGAGGTCCCGATCGCGGAGCCTGATCTCGACTCACCAGAGGCGCTCGCTGCCCTGATTACCTCTGCCGTTGGGGTTCAACCTTCGAAGCAAAGTCAAGATACGGCCGCGCATGGCCCTCGATGATTAGCCAAATGCCCAATGCGCTGATTGGTTATGAGAGCTATCTGCGACGTTGAACCTGTGGATTACGCGCCGTCATTGGGCTCATCAACTGGACTACTTCAGGTTGTGGCCTTAAGGATCCGGCGCCCGCTGGCTAGGCTAAAGGTCATGATCGACTATCACCTGCATCTTTGGTCACACTCTGCCAAGGACAGCTCAGTTACGCTGGCCCAACTCGGGGCATATTGTGATAGGGCGAGTTCCCTGGGGGTCCAAGAGATCGCAGTGACCGAACACTTCTACCGCTTCCGACAGGCTCGATCGATCCTCTCCGGCTATTTTCTCCGCTACCCTGAGAGCCCCATGCGCGACCTGATGGAGAACTATTGGGAGCGTAACTCAACAGCAGACCTTGACCAGTACGTCGCGGTCGTCCAGGAGGCAAAGGCGGCAGGCCTGCCGATCAAGATGGGGCTTGAGGTCGATTACTATCCCGAAGCTATGGAGTCGGTGAGTTCGTTCCTGGCTGGTTATCCCTTCGATGTCCTCCTTGGGTCGGTGCACTGGATTGAGGCTTGGCCGTTCGATCATGTCGATGACCCAGTGGTCATGGCTGAGTGGGAACGAATCGGTGTGGAGCCCGCGTGGGCTGCTTACACCCGAGCACTCGAGGAACTTGCAGCGACTCGCTCGGTTGACGTGCTGGCACATCCCGATCTGGTGAAGGTGGCTGGTCATCGGCCCTCGGTGCCTACCGAGTATTACGATCGGATGGCTGAGGCTGCGGCCAACACGGGTGTCGCGGCTGAAGTCTCCTCGGCTGGCCTGCGTAAGCCGGCTGAGGAGATCTACCCGGCACCGGCGCTGTTGGAGCGATTCCTTGCGCGAGGCGTTCCGTTAACCACCGCCTCGGATGCACACGGCCTCGGCGACGTGGCCGATCGTGCACCCGCCATCAAAGAGCTACTCACCTCGTATGGGGTACAGGCGCTGTGTCATTTCGATCAGCGTGTCGGTTCGGCGATTGCGATCTAGCCATGTTAGAGCGTGATGCCTCTTCGCTGATCGAATCACGCCGTGCCTACCTTGGAGAGCTGCTTAGGTTCTGGGGGTTCTTGGCGGATCTTGGTTTTAGCGACCTAAGCATTGCGCTGCCGATTGAGAATCAAGATGGGCGACGGGCGCGCTATACGATCATTTCGCAGGTGCGTCCTGCGACCTCGCAGACGGCTCACCCAGGTGATTTAATCGGCATGCAGTTCGATCTCACGGAGGGTTCGCCCATTCATCGTTGCTTCCACCAGCAAGAGATTGTTCGCGAGAATCGGTTTGACCCACCAAGTGCGCGCCAAATGACGTCGTGGTTCATCCCACTACGCCAAGATGGCGAGGTCTTTGGGGTGATGATTCGCGATCAGCTCAGTGAGCGGCACCGCAACCCAGGAGAGCTTGAGTCTACGTATCTCAGCCTCTTTGATCAGTTCATGGACATGATGATCAACGGTCGGTTCCCCTATCCGCCCAGCGAGGTGGAGGAGGCACCACGTGTCGGCGATGGCGTCTGCGTGCTTGATGCCAATGAACGACTGCGATTCCTCTCGCCAAACGCGTTGAGTGCCTTGCATCGACTGGGCTATGCCAGTGTGCGGGTAGGCATGAATCTCTCGGAACTCGGCCTGCATATTCAAGCGCTGCAACGAGCTGCGATGCTGCAATCCCCCGTCTTTGAAGAGGTTGAGAAGTCACGCGGGGTCACGGTGACCTTTTACTGCTTGCCGCTCTATCGCAACAATGCAAGCACCGGTTATGTGCTGCTGTTACGCGACGTCACCGACCTGCGCCAGCGCGATCGTTTGCTGGCATCCAAGGACGCTACGATCCGTGAGGTTCACCATCGTGTGAAGAACAATCTCCAGACCATCTCCTCGCTGCTCAGCCTGCAGGCGCGGCGCCTTTCCAACGGGGAGGCCAAGCTCGCTCTGGGCGAAGCTGAACGTCGCATCCGCTCCATCGCTTTGGTGCACGAGTTTCTCTCCCGCGACGTCTCTGAAGAGGTAGAGATTGATGAGGTGATCGCAGCACTCATCCATTTGGCGCGCGAGTCGAAGTTGCCGGGCCGTGAACTCGAGATCGTTCTTGAGGGATCGGCTGAGCGGGTCGATGCCCAGCGGGTGACGCCGCTGGCGATCGTCTTGGCGGAGCTGATCCAAAACTCGCTCGAACATGGATACGGAGCTGATCGCATCGCGCTCAAGGTCCGTGTTGTCCTCGAACGACACCCAAAGGATCTTTGGGTGGAGATCGCTGACGATGGCGTCGGCTTTCCAGAAGATCTGGTGGAAGCGAGTGCGAACTCACTCGGTCTCGCGATCGTGCGCGATCTGGTCACCACCCAACTCGATGGTGGGATCACCTTTGATCGAGCCCGTGGAGGTGGGGCGTTGGTACGGCTCCGAATCCCGGTGCTCACAAACTCACGGTCGTGATTCCATCAAGTGCCGAACGGGCGATAGGCTAGTACACGTAGGAGAGATCCAGAAGGGTAGGTATACGCATGAAGATAGCGGTATGCGTGAAGCAGATTTCTGATCCGTCTGAACCGCAGGCGATCGACCCAACGACGATGCGTCTGACGCGTGGTTCCAAGGCAATCCTTGACGACTCCGACGCTTACGGCGTCGAGATCGCGCTGCGTCTCGCAGAGGCTGGGGGCGGTGGCGAGGTGGTACTCATCTCTATGGCGCCGAACCAGGAGGTCCAAGGGGTGCGAACTGGGCTCGCCATGGGTGCCGCCAGCGCCGTGGTGGTGAGCGACCCACTGCTCGCTGGGGCCGATGCATTGACGACTGCGAAGGTGCTGGCCTCGGTCGTTCAGCGCATTGGAGCCGATTTCGTGATTGCGGCAACCGAGTCTACGGACGGCTACACCGGTACTGTCCCTGCGCAGATAGCTGCGCTGTTGGGCTGGCCAGCGCTGACGTTTGCCAAGCAGATCGAGCTTCGTGGCTCTACACTCTCGATACAGCGTCAGACGGAGGATGGCTATGACGTTGTTGAGGCGGACCTGCCGGCGGTCGTGAGCGTTACCGCGGGAGTGGTTG contains:
- a CDS encoding sensor histidine kinase, whose product is MLERDASSLIESRRAYLGELLRFWGFLADLGFSDLSIALPIENQDGRRARYTIISQVRPATSQTAHPGDLIGMQFDLTEGSPIHRCFHQQEIVRENRFDPPSARQMTSWFIPLRQDGEVFGVMIRDQLSERHRNPGELESTYLSLFDQFMDMMINGRFPYPPSEVEEAPRVGDGVCVLDANERLRFLSPNALSALHRLGYASVRVGMNLSELGLHIQALQRAAMLQSPVFEEVEKSRGVTVTFYCLPLYRNNASTGYVLLLRDVTDLRQRDRLLASKDATIREVHHRVKNNLQTISSLLSLQARRLSNGEAKLALGEAERRIRSIALVHEFLSRDVSEEVEIDEVIAALIHLARESKLPGRELEIVLEGSAERVDAQRVTPLAIVLAELIQNSLEHGYGADRIALKVRVVLERHPKDLWVEIADDGVGFPEDLVEASANSLGLAIVRDLVTTQLDGGITFDRARGGGALVRLRIPVLTNSRS
- a CDS encoding electron transfer flavoprotein subunit beta/FixA family protein, giving the protein MKIAVCVKQISDPSEPQAIDPTTMRLTRGSKAILDDSDAYGVEIALRLAEAGGGGEVVLISMAPNQEVQGVRTGLAMGAASAVVVSDPLLAGADALTTAKVLASVVQRIGADFVIAATESTDGYTGTVPAQIAALLGWPALTFAKQIELRGSTLSIQRQTEDGYDVVEADLPAVVSVTAGVVEPRYPSFKGIMSAKSKPVEQLSVGDLGLSISIDEQVISVTDAQARAAGQIVEDDGTAEVEIMNYLTQIKVL
- a CDS encoding histidinol-phosphatase — translated: MIDYHLHLWSHSAKDSSVTLAQLGAYCDRASSLGVQEIAVTEHFYRFRQARSILSGYFLRYPESPMRDLMENYWERNSTADLDQYVAVVQEAKAAGLPIKMGLEVDYYPEAMESVSSFLAGYPFDVLLGSVHWIEAWPFDHVDDPVVMAEWERIGVEPAWAAYTRALEELAATRSVDVLAHPDLVKVAGHRPSVPTEYYDRMAEAAANTGVAAEVSSAGLRKPAEEIYPAPALLERFLARGVPLTTASDAHGLGDVADRAPAIKELLTSYGVQALCHFDQRVGSAIAI